gttaggatttgaaggcaaatgccttttttttaataagaatagaaaaataatttttttttaataaaatgtgtttcatttaatttctaaGATAATgggtgaaatttttttttgtttttttgtttttttacctatatataccttttttgttttttttgctcttttttaatttgtatgtgttTAAATATCAATTGACCTGATagttttctatacataatatatcaatagaaCAAATCGATAGGAGCTTTTGAAGACTACGCATTGTCGatgttatatttaaagttattataatttaactgaatgttaatattagcattttatttacaatattataaaattttcaaaatattttgactcgttttctACTGTTtacatacaaacattttaagtttttaattttaaatgtcaataaaatgttattttttgggtcaaaaaacttaatataaggctcttaatatattgtcacaattgataaattgatctaattttttccaatttcatttaaaattcaaattttgactaaatacataaaaattacgaaaatttgaaaattattttgagttagaaatttgtaaaaaattttctttttgaatctaagatttaaaaattaaatacaagattcttcatgTCTAtctttacctaaaaaaaaaataactactggaatagtaaattaaatttttatgagcgtttttacaacatttgatattcaatcTATTTGTCATGtagtgattttattattttgatgtaattaaaaaacgagtacctgtagatacttgaaatttacgccttatgtttattttatcaattcctatataAACGTtgatagctaaggattgaaaatttaaaacaaggttggGTTCttatgtaaccaaaaaatctaaaaaatataaatcactgttttttttatagatattttattttcaaatttggacgaaattagatattcaaatgaagaataatgatttttgttttgtgttatattttaaaagtattatttttgggtacttgaaactgctaaagcatattattgtgtacaaacTATTTGTAACAAATAatgaatatgatattaaacaaatacGCATAATTCAACTTAATTGGCTATAgcgtattaaaaacaatataaatacaatataaaatatcctaggctgataAACTGTCCACGCTAAGAACCGTTTTTCGTTTACAATGagattatatcattgaattcaaatttaataccgtccattacagtgacccgctttttattaattatattgccttcaaatccgaaccccatacataataatattatgtattatatattatataggtacttaaaatgaaAGTTGATATTTAAGTGtagtaatacaaattttactttacAGTACCAGTCAAAACATGGTAAACTTGAAGACGAGGAGCCGGTAATAAAATGCGGTAAGTTCTATAACAAATCTATCatctatattatcaataataataataattatatacaattagtaAATAGCTTGATTTCAAAAGTTAACTATTTTATCTTAAGAAAAAAGAAATGCGATCACTGGATGGTTTCTTCCCTCACCCTATTCATGTTCAAACTTTTtgtagtacataatattcttattatgcctttgtgtatagattgtatattctctaataaaaattttaaaaaactatttcataATTAGGGTTTGAATTTTGTTGTATTTGCATGTTATTAATTATGTGACTATTATATTGTCCATTGATAAAGAgtacgaaaataaatttaatgactTTAAagaatttgtatacattttatttaattaaatatatcttttaaCTATGATTTTATGTGCGTACGTTCTGATTTTATGACTTTTTAGTGTATATTTGATTATTGGTTGTTAATATACCTAACTTTTAATAGTTtactagtattaaaaaaatcgtgaaataataataaaacaattatttggagtacttataaattaataataatcttgtGGCCGTAGGTAAGTAGGCGTGAATAGTAGggaatcaaattaatattttttatattttaaaaagtacctaaattaaaaataaacttagaATCATTTTCAATGCTAAAAATATACgcaaacttaaattaatattgaatttgcaCGTGAGTTGTGTATATAACTGCATGTATATATTGAGTATGTTTTTAGTTCAAGCCCTAGTTATGAATGATAGGAacttttgtacaatatatacctacatacctatacaatatacctattctATGATTGTTGTCGcgttttaaatgttgaattaattattaattctaggTTCAATAAAAGAAAGACattacgaaaataaaatatttgctttagaacaaattatcaaaacgtaagttttattcttatattatacataataaaatacaattaaatatatgctatttgttttattcaatagaaagcaaataaaatttgataaccaagtgaaagaacaaaaaaaatatcgagaCGTAGTGGTTAAAAGCTTGTATGATACAAAAAAAGCAAAAGATAGTGAAAAAGCGGCAAAAGTATTGctcgaaaaacaaaaatatgaaataatatataataaactggaTGTCTTGGGTAAAGACTCAAAAATTCAAAAGCTAGaggtaaatgtttaaaacaaattccCATAAACTATTTAtcggtagttaaaaaataatttcttgattgtttattgttttttaactgTAACTGTTTGAGAATGATTATGttagatacattaaataatCATGTGTTTTTTTAACAGATTCAAATGGATAGTTGTGATTATCAACGTAAATTAGCAAATAGACAATCAACTTTGCTATGTAGACAAGTACGAAatgattataagaaaatatattccATGAGAAAAAGCACGTATTACCttgtcatttaaatatttgtctaatataataaaaataagtggtgtaaattatagtttatttttattgttccaGATTCCATGAGAGTAAatgaaatcattaaaaatgtggAGAAAAACAAAgaagagttaaaatataaagCTGAACACTCAGAGAAATGCTCGGATGTTATGAAAAGgcaattagaatataataaaaaatgccaAAAGGTTCAACAATTAGAAGCGAACAAAATGAAATCTACTGTTGAAGAGGTAAAACAATTTTCTCTAAATAACATAGAGTACTAACTTACAAACATTCTCGTaggttaggtacttattaatatattttagtattagacAATGTTTTCTTattgaaaaaactatttattattgaataatgtaaatGATATTACTTTAATAATCAGCTAATTGgagttaatacttaaataataataaacatataatatatttaagtttcagAAAAAAATCTTTAGAATGCAAgaagaattaaataatagtaaacgaAAAAACGAAGAATTGACAAATGCATTTAAGCAGTTTCAGACCGACAGTGAATTGAATTACAAAattcaagttaaaaatataaaagatgcAAAAAGTGAAAACACAAAATTGTCAAtccaaaaaaatgaattaacgtaattagtgtaatttatatatatatatatatatatattttttttattagggttaaggctttgACTACTAGGtaattagcctgtggtactgtaggggagggtactgtagatttgtttacactataataatttatattatacatgttaaatATCGCTATAAAAAGGAACTAggaatttttcatattatatttgaatagatatttaaacaagtaAAATCTATAAGAATATCTGTAATGAATCAAAAATAACCTGATTATGAATGAAACATTATCTTGAGTCATTATCAATTGAGAATTGAGATGTTGTAGTTCAGTacttttaatgaataataggtTAGTAAGAAAGTTATCTTCGGTGGTAATATTACAGATTTATAAACTcatgttattttactatttgatTTGTCTAAGTCTACCTTTTTTACTCTATggtttttgattattaattttggtgataatcaGTGTTcggaatagataactaaaatataatgtagatagagataatagataaaaatgCCTAaagtatctagataaagataacagataaatgaatataaaagcattgttatgttttttttatacttgacaTAAATTATGCAGTGGCTTAGCCAGAAATCTCCTAAGGTGGGGGCAATCACTAGATTAAAtaccacatatatatatataatattataaagcctGGCCTGTATACTACACAAAAAAGGGGGTGACCGGGTTTATCAGCCATCCtatcctaaatacgccactggaaTGGATGGGTACAAcgattaatcaatatttttctacGCAATTAATCTTCTcacttaaaaaatcaaaaactgtgGCCTGTGTTGCACATTAATTGCATCatgaaattgtataatgtataatatttaactaagaagggtttatattatatttaaactgcAGCTATATATAAACAAGTAAAAACTAtatgaatttgtatttttagattAAAGCTCAAACGTCTTTCGAATACCGAGGAAGGCTATATGGAATTAGAATCCAAATTAAAGGCCGTAATACGGGATTTGGCTTATCTTCAAaagaaatatgataaattatatctggaaaaacaaaaaaatgtcagtTTAAACAGAATGCCaaagtaactaaaaaaaaaaaaaaatatgcaatagttACATTACaaactgtattattaaatgtgtgTTACAGATTGCAGTAGTTCCAAGACGTTtgttaaaatgcattaaaatgaATAGAGCACAACACACGAGTGTCGCGCCGTAAAAATAAGGGACGTCATTTCAAAAACTGTGGCGTGCACCTTGACTATTCCGTGCGTTAAAAATAGCGCGCGATAAGTATTTTCCGTTCATATGCACTAAAATAAATGAGCGGCATCACATGGGCCGTAATAATCGCGCGGTAATTAAATAGTTTGTCATTTGCCTATTGTTGATCGTAGTAGTCGTACTTGTGCTTGTGCTGTTCAACATGTCTTCAACAGAGGAAGAAATTCAGGTTCTTGACGAAGATATTTTGGATGTTGATCTTTTGTTTGATCTTTAGATAACATTAGTAGAGGAAAATCCGTTATTATTATGGGATAAGACATTAGATTCATACTCGGACAGAAACGAAAAAAGGAAATGCTGGAaagacatattttgtaaaataaaaccagGATTTGAAGAGATGGATATAAAGGatcaaaaaattataggtaaattattaaaatgtttatatttatttatttagaatagaatattatgttttattaggtGTAGTGATATttgaaatcttaaaatattataaaaaaaaaaaatactgagtttaaaattattgaacataagttgattaattattataatgtgataactaaataaatggtttttggactaggtacattttttatagaGTAACATTAGATATttgaataacattatttaaaatttttttgttctattctataacttttttatatatcatGCTGCCAAGGTACAGCTCCAACTGAAGAAAAATAATCAGCAAATGTATTCCTCATATCATTTGCTGATCGTGTGCCACGGTCAGGTGTAGTGTTTACATCCTCTAATCCATCAATAGACAGAGTATCTTGAAAATTTATTCCGTTTTTTTCGCGTACATAGTTGTGTAGAACGCAACATGCTTTTGTAATATCCACTGCTAATTCAGTTGTAACATTCATTGGCCGGTGAAAAATTCTCCATTTATTGGATAGTATACCGAACGCACATTCGACATACCTTCGCGCACGAGACAAGCGATAATTaaatatacgtttattttttattaaatttctgcCTCCATAAGGACGTAATACATGTTGGGAAAGACCAAATGCCTCATCTgctatacaaaaacataatctGCATTGATATTAGTATTCAATATTGGACAACTTTCAGgaatattaagttcatttttttatagcAGATTCCAAAAcgtagaatttttaaaaattgtcgaaTCTGAATCTTTTCCAAATGATCCTATGTCGACgtaaacaaatttatagttaGAATCAACGATTGCTAGCAGGACAATTGAGAAATAATGTTTGTAGTTGAAATGTTGACTTCTAGTTCCCGATGGCTTTATCATACGGATATGCTTCCCGTCTATCGCTCCTAAACAATGGGGGAAATTAGCACGTtgttcaaaataatgttttcgtCTGCCATGGTCGACATGTCAGCACATACTGAAGAATTTTTGTTCATATCGCCAAGTTGAGAAATATTGTGCGGTAAAATGACACTCGTgtgttgttcaatatttttactgcgcgtaatatttttgtttatgccGTAAAATTTCGCGCGGTAAAATAACGCCTGTGTGTTGCCAGCCAAACTCGAAATCTACGATAATGTGTTACAAACTTGTGTAGAGTACCTTCAAaagaaatatgataatttattgtgaaACGAAATTATAACGAGAATATCTGAGTACAATCAGTAACACACattgaatattacaatttataatgtaattatcaCCTACTCAGATATTCTCGTTAAATGTATATTTCGTTTTATTTCGTttcacaataaattatcatatttcttTTGAAGGTACTCTACACAAGTTTGTAACACATTATCGTAGATTTCGAGTTTGGCTGGCAACACACAGGCGTTATTTTACCGCGCGAAATTTTACggcataaacaaaaatattacgcgcagtaaaaatattgaacaacacACGAGTGTCATTTTACCGCACAATATTTCTCAACTTGGCGATATGAACAAAAATTCTTCAGTATGTGCTGACATGTCGACCATGGCAGacgaaaacattattttgaacaACGTGCTAATTTCCCCCATTGTTTAGGAGCGATAGACGGGAAGCATATCCGTATGATAAAGCCATCGGGAACTAGAAGTCAACATTTCAACTACAAACATTATTTCTCAATTGTCCTGCTAGCAATCGTTGATTCtaactataaatttgtttacGTCGACATAGGATCATTTGGAAAAGATTCAGAttcgacaatttttaaaaattctacgTTTTGGAATCTgctataaaaaaatgaacttaatattcCTGAAAGTTGTCCAATATTGAATACTAATATCAATGCagattatgtttttgtatagcAGATGAGGCATTTGGTCTTTCCCAACATGTATTACGTCCTTATGGAGgcagaaatttaataaaaataaacgtatatttAATTATCGCTTGTCTCGTGCGCGAAGGTATGTCGAATGTGCGTTCGGTATACTATCCAATAAATGGAGAATTTTTCACCGGCCAATGAATGTTACAACTGAATTAGCAGTGGATATTACAAAAGCATGTTGCGTTCTACACAACTATGTACGCGAAAAAAACGGAATAAATTTTCAAGATACTCTGTCTATTGATGGATTAGAGGATGTAAACACTACACCTGACCGTGGCACACGATCAGCAAATGATATGAGGAATACATTTGCTGATTATTTTTCTTCAGTTGGAGCTGTACCTTGGCAGCatgatatataaaaaagttatagaatagaacaaaaaaattttaaataatgttattcaaATATCTAATGTTACtctataaaaaatgtacctagtccaaaaaccatttatttagttatcacattataataattaatcaacttatgttcaataattttaatctcagtattttttttttatataatattttgtaattattataatattttaagatttcaaATATCACTACacctaataaaacataatattctattctaaataaataaatataaacattttaataatttacctataattttttgatCCTTTATATCCATCTCTTCAAATCctggttttattttacaaaatatgtcttTCCAGCATTTCCTTTTTTCGTTTCTGTCCGAGTATGAATCTAATGTCTTATCCCATAATAATAACGGATTTTCCTCTACTAATGTTATCTAAAGATCAAACAAAAGATCAACATCCAAAATATCTTCGTCAAGAACCTGAATTTCTTCCTCTGTTGAAGACATGTTGAACAGCACAAGCACAAGTACGACTACTACGATCAACAATAGGCAAATGACAAACTATTTAATTACCGCGCGATTATTACGGCCCATGTGATGCCGCTCATTTATTTTAGTGCATATGAACGGAAAATACTTATCGCGCGCTATTTTTAACGCACGGAATAGTCAAGGTGCACGCCACAGTTTTTGAAATGACGTTCCTTATATTTTTACGGCGCGAGATTTGTGTGTTGTGCTCTATtcattttaatgcattttaacaAAACGCGCCGTAAAAATGTCGTGCCGTAAAATATCGACCGTGTGTTGCCAAACTCACAAATTTGGGCCCGTGCAGAACACATTAAGCAGTCATATTGACTGTAGAATATCGTTGACTTcgtattttttcatataattgtcaggtacaaaaattattttttttgtttattggttggCTTTAGGGAAAACTGATTAGGTATCTTGGCTAGTTTATTTGCttactattaattatgaataaataacgaACAGTCAGCTTCAGgttcattacaatataataatttattacaatcaaATGTTATTAGGCAtagaagacaatattataatttccattGTAAACCACTACAATATGTTGATACttgatactataatagtatatgtcTTATGTCTATTACAtacactaatatatatatatatatataatattgtttcgcagattacacaattaaataattttaaaaatatgactttaatattaattggtcttagtatattatattaaaagagtTATATAAACACAGCACACGTACACATGTTGTTGTATAAAGTATACAGACTATAGCacacctacaatatattattaatatgttatgctTGGATGCGTTTTCCACTCTCATCATAATTATACTAgtacattgtattttataaattaaactaatttttttaaagtattatttatatttttcaatttttttaacagatTTTGGAATAACCTACTGATAGAAACGTTGaagaaacttataaaataaagttatattcTGCGATTTATACGAAGTATGTATGTTACAGAACTTGGATACAATACGAAACATacatgcaattattattgtcagtgcctacataatattataatataattatgattttgaatttgattacaTGGAGATAATATAACGTTTTTCGCTTACATTTCtacgaatttttaatattttttttttttgtttacctatTGCAGTATTGCTATTAACATgctattgtaatacatttataaatcgtTTTTGGTGATGcgattattacattaatatattaaacacaatCACGTGGAGTAACGCCACGGGAGTTTCAGGAtttcaataagtaaaatataataatcgttaATTGAAtaatgtgaattattataaataaaaatgaaatcaatcATCACAGCGGTAATggtgacaatttattatagtaaaatattttattattacatggtTTATTGTACTCGTCAAAACTTTCACGGAACGACGACCGTACGACCGACCGTCCTGAAATGTATGATTTTTCGTCGACGCAATTTTCGTCTTctgcatacatattattataacatttttataatcgaAAAAGAAACGCGTGccgtgctataatattattataataatttattatcactcGTCGCGGTGTGCAGCTTACAACACTATTGAAATATAAGccaatattacaaattatactatcaatatattttattaattactacggaaagtatgggggggggggggggatacacATAAAATCAGTTTAatcgttattgtaatattaaatctatGTCTTAGGATTCGTGTGACCAGTGGCGGTTTTGGGGGTGAGGCAAGTGAGGTGCCGCCTCACTTgtaattttcaggaaaataaaaaatatatgtttctttatattagtattttgtactattttgaattttaaaattttaatcgtatactttaatttttaattttaatttatataggtactcgtataaTGCTTtagaatttaagtttaataaacaacaatattgaatattatttttttgtacaaaactTACCTACGAACGCGAGAACGGCTGCGCGTCGCTGTAACGTGACTTACGCGCCCGGTGCCGCCCCCGCTAAAGCGCTGAGATCGACAGAGGCGGTAGCCGCCGTCGCCTAAGTTTGTGCTTGCGAGGTGCGTCTACGCACGCACATGTAAGCTCGTaaagtccattatatcttagccCGTGCTTAGCACAGAACACAGAGTAAGTTACTCTATGGCACAGAGCCACAGAATAGTTTTTATCATAACTGGCTAATCTTCCCGCTCCATGTTGATAACTCAATAccatttgaacatttttgttcCTGTGGGCTGTGTTAgagtaataatgtatttaccatttaatatttttccgcctcatgtaaaattaaatgtgaaaACCGCCACTGCGTGTGACGTTTTcacgtgaatataatataacaaaatatgatctatgtaaaataaatattaagtgctATATCGAtggccattatattattatatttgagtgTTTTGCAAAATGTATAATGTCaccggtaggtatattattatacgcatcaAACGGCGAACGCATAATGACGTGTCTGACGTCGAAAGGATCTTTCATTTACGCATGGAGGATGTGACACGTTGAAACTTGTACGTCTTGCGTTAAATACGGTTCTCTTGGGGTTTATCAGTCGCCAATAGTAACTATACGCGTGACGTGATTTATTCTAACGTTGTGACTATGTGACGGAAATGTTTGCGAGGGGGAGGAGTgaccaatttttgacaaaaaaatggctggaacggggggggggggggggggtttagaCACGTGTCACGTGGTCGCCGAAAGTAAAGGACGACAAAGAATACAGATCTTCAGTCGAGGACTAACATTCAATATACGAcaacgatagtaataatatagaaataattataataatgacaataataatatactactactaataataataataatttagttatgaCAACGCGAGTGGGGTGGTCCAAATAACATAAACTCAGTGTACGCAGTCCGCGAGCGACGAACTCGTATTTAGGTGGTCGTAGTAGGTATGCTTAGGTATGTGTATGATGTATGTGTTTACATATTGTCCATGTTAAGTGCGTACGCTTATCTCCTGTCTCTTTTTGCACCGCTGCCGAGCCAAATAGCACAGAGCTATCGTTATCAGTATGACGATGGCAATACTCATGCTGATGCTGATCCATATGACCTCCTCGTTGAAACCACCGGACGCGTGCCCTGCGAAAATCCCGTCAAACATGATATTGTAATATCTCAATAAATTATCTGGGTTTATTGACCTAGTACGACGTACAGACATCGCAAGGATGTGTCCCCCATCGTTGTTTTGGAATAGAAAATTAGGATTTAATCAGATTTTGCAGCTGATCGCATACCAGCTAtccgataataatatacctacaatttaaaaCCACATATTCCAAGACACCATATTATCTGGGATTTCTGTTGTTAATTGGCCCGGACTGTTTATAATCCTTTAACAATCCGTTAATATagtactaatatttaataaacttgtTTTATTCTAGACTTGGGTATAGTATAAATTGGTTAAACTATATAACAgaaagtaataaaatgtatctgAGCGCACGGCAGTGCGCCAGGCCAAGTTACAGCAATGCTAGTGTATCTTTACACGAACCAATTCGCCCTTTTTTTCTAACCCATATATCTCTGTTTCCTCTTAagataaataagaataatttaaaacacagaTTAACCTCTAGTAGCTTAGGACGCTGTAAGAAAATGAGCCCTTAATATTGTGCCATTTCAAAATGGCAGGATTTCAAAATTTGCAATATTGTTACTGACTGACTGACTGACTCACTTACTGACTGATCATCAAAATTATAAGACACTTCCCGTATAGGTAGAAACGTGAAATTTGGCACAAAGGTAGATTTTATAGTGTAACTAAagggaaaaatctaaaaattgaatttttttcaaaatgaatgcCTCTCCAGAGTGTgtatttctaaacgtatgaagTGGCGCGCTTATAGCACGCATAAACGTTTACTTTCAAACAGCGTTACAATATGGTAATAAGAAATTGGGTTtgaacgaataataaaaatatctgtaacGAAGGATAGTTGAGAAAATTCCCCGGGATTTTTGTCGTTTTTCATACActctgttattatataattcgtaATATACGTAGGAACAACGTTATGTTTAATGTAGATTCAACCAAATGGAAGGCCAATACAGCAACTATAACCAAcaatccatttttttttgttattaattaaaactgttattAAGAATCAAGGCTGTTGAAATAAAACTGTATACAGAGTTCCATTTCACGTCTTAtccatcaatacattttttttgaattgagATACTAtggttacaatttattttttatataaatcaccAGAaggcttttttattataacgatctttaacaatactttttaaatgtgtatttaaatattaataaataaacatcttggtaaataatattatatattataataatatactttatactatattatatattatatacaaaacatgTTTGTGTCATCACTCCCAGTAGAAAGGACCGGGTCTAagttacaattaataacaaaaatatcaactatcttcgcaaaacatatttttttaatgaagttCTATCTTTCTCGGCAACCTACGTAGAATATACCAAAACGTGTTTTAGCATAAACCCTACGCCCTGCAGCTCCCACAGTTCAATATGATTTTTTGAATATTCTATCAGTAGgctggtataaaaatattattatataaaaaaaaaactgaaaattaaaaatagaaaccACTTGGcttcaaattacaatataacatacaaaaacaatcattataattacGAACTACCCATTCGTAAGTTACATTTATggctatcatttttaaattgactCTTCAGAATATTGGTCACCTAGCCACTGCGATTGGCGATtctatgaacataatattatt
The Metopolophium dirhodum isolate CAU chromosome 7, ASM1992520v1, whole genome shotgun sequence DNA segment above includes these coding regions:
- the LOC132948279 gene encoding uncharacterized protein LOC132948279, with amino-acid sequence MSVRRTRSINPDNLLRYYNIMFDGIFAGHASGGFNEEVIWISISMSIAIVILITIALCYLARQRCKKRQEISVRT